From a single Poecilia reticulata strain Guanapo linkage group LG2, Guppy_female_1.0+MT, whole genome shotgun sequence genomic region:
- the itga6a gene encoding integrin alpha-6 isoform X3, with protein MGVSVQSQGRGGKVVTCAHRYQKHRSGSQSVLGRCYVFSQDLTINLSDDMDGGDWKFCEGRDGETDHARYGVCQQGLGVTFTKDYHYVLFGAPGARNWKGMLRVEQKNITLIEREIFHDGPYEFENDKQPNSSVPANSYLGFSLDTGHHIMKSRNLTVVAGAPRANHKGLVVLLKKESVEQLVVEQLLHGQGLASSFGYDVAVVDLNGDGWQDVVVGAPFFYMKDTDIGGAVYVYINKAGQWDNVTPIRLNGTKDSMFGLAVENIGDVNQDSFNDIAVGAPQDDEGAGRVYIYHGSAEGIKTTPAQILSGEEHSLRYFGYSLAGNMDLDGNSYPDLAVGSLSDAAFIYRARPVVNIRTNVTVSPEEIDLGVGCDSSFCFTVTACFNYTARSYNKRLTISFSIQADGERRKQGLNSRVIFLTKTHPESDVQFNGTLELQNQNAGQCVSINVGLKDNIKDKMRSVVIEVSAEIIKAKPQKAGNGLPQLMPVLDATQPRQTVAEVNFVKEGCKNKKICFSNLKMDNSLHYKPMSKDEFTPLDKSALNIPEFRLTYETKALAVKVTVTNENGDDAFEAKLVGKFPEILSYSGVRSPNNQILCTANHNGSEAECELGNPFKSNSKVMFHIILSAAHNAVKLSTTEFEIELHLQTTSSQNIPAVKIKSKVITEVPLILSGEAKPRQVSFGGVVRAETAMKTEEDAGSLINFTFRISNLWTPSISPLPLTLHIHWPRDNKNGKWLLYLVKVTSHGPEKIACSPQSEIHSLKNIWERSPSLTKQEIAKKERKLGGKIAFHSSSNKVLSCEKESKCVVLKCPLQGINGTTVELRSRLWNSTFIEEYASFPTTTLVVKASLVLESQAPNIILKSPDFTVTVPVSPDSDVAQFGVPWWIILIAVLAGILILALMVFLLWKCGFFRRSKQDDSIPRYHAVRIKKETLGYVDGKMKPGALEKKQWMTTWIDDDNYS; from the exons ATGGGTGTGTCTGTGCAGAGTCAGGGACGCGGGGGAAAGGTTGTG ACGTGTGCGCATCGATATCAAAAGCATCGCTCAGGATCCCAGTCTGTCCTCGGGCGCTGTTACGTCTTCAGTCAGGATTTGACAATCAACTTGTCGGATGATATGGACGGAGGTGATTGGAAATTTTGTGAAGGCAGAGATGGAGAAACAGACCATGCACGGTATGGAGTCTGTCAACAAGGACTGGGGGTCACCTTCACCAAGGACTACCATTATGTGCTGTTTGGAGCCCCAGGAGCAAGAAACTGGAAAG GGATGTTACGagtggaacaaaaaaacatcacgttGATTGAAAGGGAAATATTTCACGATGGACCGTATGAGTTTGAAAACGATAAACAGCCCAACAGCTCTGTGCCTGCCAACAGCTACCTtg GGTTCTCTCTGGACACCGGGCACCACATCATGAAGAGCCGTAACCTGACCGTGGTGGCTGGAGCACCGAGGGCCAATCACAAGGGACTTGTAGTCCTGCTGAAGAAAGAGTCTGTCGAGCAACTCGTAGTCGAGCAACTTCTGCACGGGCAGGGACTGGCATCCTCATTTGGATACGACGTGGCTGTGGTCGACCTGAATGGTGATGG ATGGCAAGACGTTGTCGTGGGAGCCCCTTTCTTCTACATGAAGGACACAGACATCGGTGGAGCCGTTTATGTTTATATCAACAAAGCAGGACAGTGGGATAATGTAACTCCGATCCGCCTGAATGGGACCAAAGATTCAATGTTCGGACTGGCAGTGGAAAACATCGGAGACGTCAATCAGGACTCATTTAATG ATATTGCAGTTGGAGCTCCACAGGACGATGAGGGGGCAGGAAGAGTCTACATTTATCATGGATCTGCAGAAGGGATTAAAACAACTCCTGCACAG ATCCTTTCAGGCGAAGAGCACAGCCTTCGATATTTTGGATATTCTCTGGCAGGAAACATGGACCTGGATGGTAACTCTTATCCAGACCTAGCTGTAGGTTCTCTGTCAGATGCAGCTTTCATTTACAG GGCAAGACCAGTTGTTAACATCAGGACAAACGTTACGGTTTCTCCTGAGGAAATTGACCTCGGTGTTGGCTGTGATTCCAGTTTTTG CTTCACTGTGACAGCATGCTTCAACTACACAGCGAGGTCCTACAACAAGAGGCTCA CAATCAGCTTCTCCATACAAGCAGATGGAGAACGCAGGAAACAAGGACTGAACTCCAGAGTGATTTTTCTGACTAAGACTCATCCTGAATCAGATGTCCAGTTTAATGGCACCTTGGAGCTCCAGAACCAAAACGCAGGACAGTGTGTCAGTATAAACGTCGGGCTTAAG GACAACATTAAGGACAAGATGCGCAGCGTTGTCATTGAAGTTTCTGCAGAAATCATCAAAGCAAAACCccaaaaagcaggaaatggtCTACCTCAGCTAATGCCAGTTTTAGACGCCACCCAGCCAAGACAAACCGTCGCAGAG GTAAACTTTGTAAAGGAgggatgcaaaaataaaaagatttgtttcaGCAATTTAAAAATGGACAACAGTCTGCACTACAAACCAATGAGCAAGGATGAATTCACCCCGTTAGACAAAAG TGCACTTAATATCCCAGAGTTTAGACTGACTTACGAGACAAAGGCCTTGGCTGTGAAGGTGACTGTGACCAATGAAAATGGCGACGATGCCTTTGAAGCAAAGCTTGTGGGGAAATTCCCAGAAATCCTGTCGTATTCTGGGGTTCGATCT cCAAACAATCAGATCCTCTGTACTGCCAACCATAATGGATCTGAAGCAGAGTGTGAGCTGGGAAACCCATTTAAGAGCAACTCAAAG gtcatgtttcacatcattctGAGCGCTGCACACAATGCTGTAAAACTCAGCACCACTGAATTTGAGATTGAGCTGCATCTCCAAAC GACAAGTTCTCAAAATATTCCCGCTGTGAAAATAAAGAGCAAAGTGATAACTGAAGTCCCTTTGATATTGAGTGG TGAAGCCAAACCAAGACAGGTTTCCTTTGGAGGTGTTGTGAGAGCagaaactgcaatgaaaacagaaGAGGACGCTGGaagtttgattaattttacatttagg ATAAGTAACTTGTGGACGCCTTCGATCTCTCCTCTTCCCCTSACTCTACACATTCATTGGCCCAGAGACAATAAAAACGGGAAATGGCTTCTGTACTTGGTGAAGGTCACATCTCACGGACCTGAGAAAATCGCCTGCTCTCCTCAATCTGAAATTCACTCTCTCAAAAACATTTGG GAGAGATCTCCTTCCCTGACGAAACAGGAAATtgccaaaaaagaaagaaaacttggTGGCAAAATTGCTTTTCATTCAAGCAGTAATAAAGTTTTG TCCTGTGAGAAGGAAAGCAAATGTGTGGTGCTAAAGTGCCCTCTGCAGGGGATTAATGGTACTACAGTTGAGCTGAGATCTCGTTTGTGGAACTCCACCTTCATCGAG GAATACGCTTCCTTTCCAACCACAACTTTAGTTGTGAAGGCTTCACTTGTACTTGAGTCTCAGGCTCCGAACATTATCCTAAAATCTCCTGACTTTACT GTGACGGTGCCCGTGTCCCCGGACAGCGACGTGGCTCAGTTCGGAGTTCCCTGGTGGATCATTCTGATAGCGGTTCTGGCAGGAATCTTGATTTTGGCATTGATGGTTTTTCTGTTGTGGAAG TGCGGCTTCTTCAGACGCTCCAAACAAGACGACAGCATACCTCGCTACCACGCTGTGCGGATAAAAAAGGAAACTCTGGGCTACGTCGACGGAAAAATGAAACCTGGtgctttagaaaaaaagcaGTGGATGACGACGTGGATCGACGACGACAATtattcatga
- the itga6a gene encoding integrin alpha-6 isoform X1 — protein sequence MALLQQRGRFAVRAALFLLCHLLEPSGLRAFNLDTRHVIRKGGEPGSLFGLSLALHQQVNPNKVLLLIGAPRAKALKKQISRVTGGLFKCEISESDNCERVEFDNDEDPRQESKEDQWMGVSVQSQGRGGKVVTCAHRYQKHRSGSQSVLGRCYVFSQDLTINLSDDMDGGDWKFCEGRDGETDHARYGVCQQGLGVTFTKDYHYVLFGAPGARNWKGMLRVEQKNITLIEREIFHDGPYEFENDKQPNSSVPANSYLGFSLDTGHHIMKSRNLTVVAGAPRANHKGLVVLLKKESVEQLVVEQLLHGQGLASSFGYDVAVVDLNGDGWQDVVVGAPFFYMKDTDIGGAVYVYINKAGQWDNVTPIRLNGTKDSMFGLAVENIGDVNQDSFNDIAVGAPQDDEGAGRVYIYHGSAEGIKTTPAQILSGEEHSLRYFGYSLAGNMDLDGNSYPDLAVGSLSDAAFIYRARPVVNIRTNVTVSPEEIDLGVGCDSSFCFTVTACFNYTARSYNKRLTISFSIQADGERRKQGLNSRVIFLTKTHPESDVQFNGTLELQNQNAGQCVSINVGLKDNIKDKMRSVVIEVSAEIIKAKPQKAGNGLPQLMPVLDATQPRQTVAEVNFVKEGCKNKKICFSNLKMDNSLHYKPMSKDEFTPLDKSALNIPEFRLTYETKALAVKVTVTNENGDDAFEAKLVGKFPEILSYSGVRSPNNQILCTANHNGSEAECELGNPFKSNSKVMFHIILSAAHNAVKLSTTEFEIELHLQTTSSQNIPAVKIKSKVITEVPLILSGEAKPRQVSFGGVVRAETAMKTEEDAGSLINFTFRISNLWTPSISPLPLTLHIHWPRDNKNGKWLLYLVKVTSHGPEKIACSPQSEIHSLKNIWERSPSLTKQEIAKKERKLGGKIAFHSSSNKVLSCEKESKCVVLKCPLQGINGTTVELRSRLWNSTFIEEYASFPTTTLVVKASLVLESQAPNIILKSPDFTVTVPVSPDSDVAQFGVPWWIILIAVLAGILILALMVFLLWKCGFFRRSKQDDSIPRYHAVRIKKETLGYVDGKMKPGALEKKQWMTTWIDDDNYS from the exons gtTACTGATTGGCGCCCCGAGAGCcaaggctttaaaaaaacaaatatccagGGTGACTGGGGGCCTTTTTAAGTGTGAAATCTCTGAGTCTGATAATTGTGAGCGCGTTGAGTTTGATAATGACG AGGATCCAAGGCAGGAGAGTAAGGAGGACCAGTGGATGGGTGTGTCTGTGCAGAGTCAGGGACGCGGGGGAAAGGTTGTG ACGTGTGCGCATCGATATCAAAAGCATCGCTCAGGATCCCAGTCTGTCCTCGGGCGCTGTTACGTCTTCAGTCAGGATTTGACAATCAACTTGTCGGATGATATGGACGGAGGTGATTGGAAATTTTGTGAAGGCAGAGATGGAGAAACAGACCATGCACGGTATGGAGTCTGTCAACAAGGACTGGGGGTCACCTTCACCAAGGACTACCATTATGTGCTGTTTGGAGCCCCAGGAGCAAGAAACTGGAAAG GGATGTTACGagtggaacaaaaaaacatcacgttGATTGAAAGGGAAATATTTCACGATGGACCGTATGAGTTTGAAAACGATAAACAGCCCAACAGCTCTGTGCCTGCCAACAGCTACCTtg GGTTCTCTCTGGACACCGGGCACCACATCATGAAGAGCCGTAACCTGACCGTGGTGGCTGGAGCACCGAGGGCCAATCACAAGGGACTTGTAGTCCTGCTGAAGAAAGAGTCTGTCGAGCAACTCGTAGTCGAGCAACTTCTGCACGGGCAGGGACTGGCATCCTCATTTGGATACGACGTGGCTGTGGTCGACCTGAATGGTGATGG ATGGCAAGACGTTGTCGTGGGAGCCCCTTTCTTCTACATGAAGGACACAGACATCGGTGGAGCCGTTTATGTTTATATCAACAAAGCAGGACAGTGGGATAATGTAACTCCGATCCGCCTGAATGGGACCAAAGATTCAATGTTCGGACTGGCAGTGGAAAACATCGGAGACGTCAATCAGGACTCATTTAATG ATATTGCAGTTGGAGCTCCACAGGACGATGAGGGGGCAGGAAGAGTCTACATTTATCATGGATCTGCAGAAGGGATTAAAACAACTCCTGCACAG ATCCTTTCAGGCGAAGAGCACAGCCTTCGATATTTTGGATATTCTCTGGCAGGAAACATGGACCTGGATGGTAACTCTTATCCAGACCTAGCTGTAGGTTCTCTGTCAGATGCAGCTTTCATTTACAG GGCAAGACCAGTTGTTAACATCAGGACAAACGTTACGGTTTCTCCTGAGGAAATTGACCTCGGTGTTGGCTGTGATTCCAGTTTTTG CTTCACTGTGACAGCATGCTTCAACTACACAGCGAGGTCCTACAACAAGAGGCTCA CAATCAGCTTCTCCATACAAGCAGATGGAGAACGCAGGAAACAAGGACTGAACTCCAGAGTGATTTTTCTGACTAAGACTCATCCTGAATCAGATGTCCAGTTTAATGGCACCTTGGAGCTCCAGAACCAAAACGCAGGACAGTGTGTCAGTATAAACGTCGGGCTTAAG GACAACATTAAGGACAAGATGCGCAGCGTTGTCATTGAAGTTTCTGCAGAAATCATCAAAGCAAAACCccaaaaagcaggaaatggtCTACCTCAGCTAATGCCAGTTTTAGACGCCACCCAGCCAAGACAAACCGTCGCAGAG GTAAACTTTGTAAAGGAgggatgcaaaaataaaaagatttgtttcaGCAATTTAAAAATGGACAACAGTCTGCACTACAAACCAATGAGCAAGGATGAATTCACCCCGTTAGACAAAAG TGCACTTAATATCCCAGAGTTTAGACTGACTTACGAGACAAAGGCCTTGGCTGTGAAGGTGACTGTGACCAATGAAAATGGCGACGATGCCTTTGAAGCAAAGCTTGTGGGGAAATTCCCAGAAATCCTGTCGTATTCTGGGGTTCGATCT cCAAACAATCAGATCCTCTGTACTGCCAACCATAATGGATCTGAAGCAGAGTGTGAGCTGGGAAACCCATTTAAGAGCAACTCAAAG gtcatgtttcacatcattctGAGCGCTGCACACAATGCTGTAAAACTCAGCACCACTGAATTTGAGATTGAGCTGCATCTCCAAAC GACAAGTTCTCAAAATATTCCCGCTGTGAAAATAAAGAGCAAAGTGATAACTGAAGTCCCTTTGATATTGAGTGG TGAAGCCAAACCAAGACAGGTTTCCTTTGGAGGTGTTGTGAGAGCagaaactgcaatgaaaacagaaGAGGACGCTGGaagtttgattaattttacatttagg ATAAGTAACTTGTGGACGCCTTCGATCTCTCCTCTTCCCCTSACTCTACACATTCATTGGCCCAGAGACAATAAAAACGGGAAATGGCTTCTGTACTTGGTGAAGGTCACATCTCACGGACCTGAGAAAATCGCCTGCTCTCCTCAATCTGAAATTCACTCTCTCAAAAACATTTGG GAGAGATCTCCTTCCCTGACGAAACAGGAAATtgccaaaaaagaaagaaaacttggTGGCAAAATTGCTTTTCATTCAAGCAGTAATAAAGTTTTG TCCTGTGAGAAGGAAAGCAAATGTGTGGTGCTAAAGTGCCCTCTGCAGGGGATTAATGGTACTACAGTTGAGCTGAGATCTCGTTTGTGGAACTCCACCTTCATCGAG GAATACGCTTCCTTTCCAACCACAACTTTAGTTGTGAAGGCTTCACTTGTACTTGAGTCTCAGGCTCCGAACATTATCCTAAAATCTCCTGACTTTACT GTGACGGTGCCCGTGTCCCCGGACAGCGACGTGGCTCAGTTCGGAGTTCCCTGGTGGATCATTCTGATAGCGGTTCTGGCAGGAATCTTGATTTTGGCATTGATGGTTTTTCTGTTGTGGAAG TGCGGCTTCTTCAGACGCTCCAAACAAGACGACAGCATACCTCGCTACCACGCTGTGCGGATAAAAAAGGAAACTCTGGGCTACGTCGACGGAAAAATGAAACCTGGtgctttagaaaaaaagcaGTGGATGACGACGTGGATCGACGACGACAATtattcatga
- the itga6a gene encoding integrin alpha-6 isoform X2 yields MALLQQRGRFAVRAALFLLCHLLEPSGLRAFNLDTRHVIRKGGEPGSLFGLSLALHQQVNPNKVLLLIGAPRAKALKKQISRVTGGLFKCEISESDNCERVEFDNDEDPRQESKEDQWMGVSVQSQGRGGKVVTCAHRYQKHRSGSQSVLGRCYVFSQDLTINLSDDMDGGDWKFCEGRDGETDHARYGVCQQGLGVTFTKDYHYVLFGAPGARNWKGMLRVEQKNITLIEREIFHDGPYEFENDKQPNSSVPANSYLGFSLDTGHHIMKSRNLTVVAGAPRANHKGLVVLLKKESVEQLVVEQLLHGQGLASSFGYDVAVVDLNGDGWQDVVVGAPFFYMKDTDIGGAVYVYINKAGQWDNVTPIRLNGTKDSMFGLAVENIGDVNQDSFNDIAVGAPQDDEGAGRVYIYHGSAEGIKTTPAQILSGEEHSLRYFGYSLAGNMDLDGNSYPDLAVGSLSDAAFIYRARPVVNIRTNVTVSPEEIDLGVGCDSSFCFTVTACFNYTARSYNKRLTISFSIQADGERRKQGLNSRVIFLTKTHPESDVQFNGTLELQNQNAGQCVSINVGLKDNIKDKMRSVVIEVSAEIIKAKPQKAGNGLPQLMPVLDATQPRQTVAEVNFVKEGCKNKKICFSNLKMDNSLHYKPMSKDEFTPLDKSALNIPEFRLTYETKALAVKVTVTNENGDDAFEAKLVGKFPEILSYSGVRSPNNQILCTANHNGSEAECELGNPFKSNSKVMFHIILSAAHNAVKLSTTEFEIELHLQTTSSQNIPAVKIKSKVITEVPLILSGEAKPRQVSFGGVVRAETAMKTEEDAGSLINFTFRISNLWTPSISPLPLTLHIHWPRDNKNGKWLLYLVKVTSHGPEKIACSPQSEIHSLKNIWERSPSLTKQEIAKKERKLGGKIAFHSSSNKVLSCEKESKCVVLKCPLQGINGTTVELRSRLWNSTFIEEYASFPTTTLVVKASLVLESQAPNIILKSPDFTVTVPVSPDSDVAQFGVPWWIILIAVLAGILILALMVFLLWKCGFFKRPTREQYNAAYHKAEIHVQPSDKDKLSDEA; encoded by the exons gtTACTGATTGGCGCCCCGAGAGCcaaggctttaaaaaaacaaatatccagGGTGACTGGGGGCCTTTTTAAGTGTGAAATCTCTGAGTCTGATAATTGTGAGCGCGTTGAGTTTGATAATGACG AGGATCCAAGGCAGGAGAGTAAGGAGGACCAGTGGATGGGTGTGTCTGTGCAGAGTCAGGGACGCGGGGGAAAGGTTGTG ACGTGTGCGCATCGATATCAAAAGCATCGCTCAGGATCCCAGTCTGTCCTCGGGCGCTGTTACGTCTTCAGTCAGGATTTGACAATCAACTTGTCGGATGATATGGACGGAGGTGATTGGAAATTTTGTGAAGGCAGAGATGGAGAAACAGACCATGCACGGTATGGAGTCTGTCAACAAGGACTGGGGGTCACCTTCACCAAGGACTACCATTATGTGCTGTTTGGAGCCCCAGGAGCAAGAAACTGGAAAG GGATGTTACGagtggaacaaaaaaacatcacgttGATTGAAAGGGAAATATTTCACGATGGACCGTATGAGTTTGAAAACGATAAACAGCCCAACAGCTCTGTGCCTGCCAACAGCTACCTtg GGTTCTCTCTGGACACCGGGCACCACATCATGAAGAGCCGTAACCTGACCGTGGTGGCTGGAGCACCGAGGGCCAATCACAAGGGACTTGTAGTCCTGCTGAAGAAAGAGTCTGTCGAGCAACTCGTAGTCGAGCAACTTCTGCACGGGCAGGGACTGGCATCCTCATTTGGATACGACGTGGCTGTGGTCGACCTGAATGGTGATGG ATGGCAAGACGTTGTCGTGGGAGCCCCTTTCTTCTACATGAAGGACACAGACATCGGTGGAGCCGTTTATGTTTATATCAACAAAGCAGGACAGTGGGATAATGTAACTCCGATCCGCCTGAATGGGACCAAAGATTCAATGTTCGGACTGGCAGTGGAAAACATCGGAGACGTCAATCAGGACTCATTTAATG ATATTGCAGTTGGAGCTCCACAGGACGATGAGGGGGCAGGAAGAGTCTACATTTATCATGGATCTGCAGAAGGGATTAAAACAACTCCTGCACAG ATCCTTTCAGGCGAAGAGCACAGCCTTCGATATTTTGGATATTCTCTGGCAGGAAACATGGACCTGGATGGTAACTCTTATCCAGACCTAGCTGTAGGTTCTCTGTCAGATGCAGCTTTCATTTACAG GGCAAGACCAGTTGTTAACATCAGGACAAACGTTACGGTTTCTCCTGAGGAAATTGACCTCGGTGTTGGCTGTGATTCCAGTTTTTG CTTCACTGTGACAGCATGCTTCAACTACACAGCGAGGTCCTACAACAAGAGGCTCA CAATCAGCTTCTCCATACAAGCAGATGGAGAACGCAGGAAACAAGGACTGAACTCCAGAGTGATTTTTCTGACTAAGACTCATCCTGAATCAGATGTCCAGTTTAATGGCACCTTGGAGCTCCAGAACCAAAACGCAGGACAGTGTGTCAGTATAAACGTCGGGCTTAAG GACAACATTAAGGACAAGATGCGCAGCGTTGTCATTGAAGTTTCTGCAGAAATCATCAAAGCAAAACCccaaaaagcaggaaatggtCTACCTCAGCTAATGCCAGTTTTAGACGCCACCCAGCCAAGACAAACCGTCGCAGAG GTAAACTTTGTAAAGGAgggatgcaaaaataaaaagatttgtttcaGCAATTTAAAAATGGACAACAGTCTGCACTACAAACCAATGAGCAAGGATGAATTCACCCCGTTAGACAAAAG TGCACTTAATATCCCAGAGTTTAGACTGACTTACGAGACAAAGGCCTTGGCTGTGAAGGTGACTGTGACCAATGAAAATGGCGACGATGCCTTTGAAGCAAAGCTTGTGGGGAAATTCCCAGAAATCCTGTCGTATTCTGGGGTTCGATCT cCAAACAATCAGATCCTCTGTACTGCCAACCATAATGGATCTGAAGCAGAGTGTGAGCTGGGAAACCCATTTAAGAGCAACTCAAAG gtcatgtttcacatcattctGAGCGCTGCACACAATGCTGTAAAACTCAGCACCACTGAATTTGAGATTGAGCTGCATCTCCAAAC GACAAGTTCTCAAAATATTCCCGCTGTGAAAATAAAGAGCAAAGTGATAACTGAAGTCCCTTTGATATTGAGTGG TGAAGCCAAACCAAGACAGGTTTCCTTTGGAGGTGTTGTGAGAGCagaaactgcaatgaaaacagaaGAGGACGCTGGaagtttgattaattttacatttagg ATAAGTAACTTGTGGACGCCTTCGATCTCTCCTCTTCCCCTSACTCTACACATTCATTGGCCCAGAGACAATAAAAACGGGAAATGGCTTCTGTACTTGGTGAAGGTCACATCTCACGGACCTGAGAAAATCGCCTGCTCTCCTCAATCTGAAATTCACTCTCTCAAAAACATTTGG GAGAGATCTCCTTCCCTGACGAAACAGGAAATtgccaaaaaagaaagaaaacttggTGGCAAAATTGCTTTTCATTCAAGCAGTAATAAAGTTTTG TCCTGTGAGAAGGAAAGCAAATGTGTGGTGCTAAAGTGCCCTCTGCAGGGGATTAATGGTACTACAGTTGAGCTGAGATCTCGTTTGTGGAACTCCACCTTCATCGAG GAATACGCTTCCTTTCCAACCACAACTTTAGTTGTGAAGGCTTCACTTGTACTTGAGTCTCAGGCTCCGAACATTATCCTAAAATCTCCTGACTTTACT GTGACGGTGCCCGTGTCCCCGGACAGCGACGTGGCTCAGTTCGGAGTTCCCTGGTGGATCATTCTGATAGCGGTTCTGGCAGGAATCTTGATTTTGGCATTGATGGTTTTTCTGTTGTGGAAG TGCGGTTTCTTCAAGAGACCGACTAGAGAACAATACAATGCTGCGTATCACAAGGCAGAGATCCACGTTCAGCCCTCTGACAAAGACAAACTCTCTGATGAAGCCTga